CCCCAGGAAGAGGGGTTCAATATCCCCCCCCAGGAATCACAGGTGGAGGATAATGATGTCTGGTTCCGGCTGTTTGACCGCTTACCTTACAAGGCTGTTTCCAAACCACAAGGTATGTATCCTCTAAAACACTTATCTACTCTTATGACCGTCTCTAACTCCAGCTGAAGTCCATCAATAAGGAATGTGATATTCTTCCTCTTTATTTAAAAGCAGCCTCTACAGTACCAGCAGAAGAATACTTTACCTCAAAGAGTATAACAACAAAGGTTTTGGAGAGAAGGGAGGTCCTGGTTGATGAGATGAAAACCAGAGGACCACAGGTCCTGGTTGATGAGTTGAGCCCTGCAGGAACACAGGTCCTGGTTGATGAGTTGAGCCCTGCAGGAACACAGGTCCTGGTTGATGAGATGAGCACCAGAGCACCACAGGTCCTGGTTGATGAGATGAGCACCAGAGGAGCAGAGGTCTCTGGGGGCTGGGAGGATGTTTGGTTTATCTTGATGGACGTCATTCCCAGAGGAACCCCGTTTGTCCCGCCAGGTATTTCTAAACTCAACTCAAGATCTTCCCCATCATGATTAGCTGGCTACCTCTCTATTGCACGTTTAGGTGATTTGTGACATGTTGTCTCTCAGGAGTTGAGTCTCATCTCGGGAATGTGTTTGCATTAGTGACCTCTGTGGCCAGCGACCAGGAGCCGGCAAAACAGAGTTATTCCTCAGAGATGATTCAAAGCCCAGCAGTTGAGGACGAGAGGGAGGTGATGGTAGAGGAGGAACGTCTTGCACCGGAAGAGACGAGGGACTCACCCGATATACTAGAGGTTCTGGAGAGGGTTGCAGACGACTGGTTTGTGCTGTTCCAGGTCACCCCAAGAAAAACGACCTATGTGTCACCAGGTACTGCTGAGATCCTTTGCTTTGCTTCAGCGCCCATGCGGTTATTTTGGTGCTCACCTATGGTGTTGCTGGGATTGTGTTTGCAGTAGCTACCACTGTGGAGCGCGACCAGAAGGCTGTGGAACTGAGTTATCCAACGGAGACTGCAGGTCCAACCGTTGAGGACCAAAGGCAGGTGGTGGTAAATGAGACCATTCTCCAACAGCAGGAGACGGCAGGCTCACAAACCATCCCAGCGCCAGTGTCTGTGGCGGAGAGGGTTGAGGATGACTGGTTTGTGCTGTTCAACCGTGTCCCAAGAAAAACCACCTACGTAACCCCAGGTAATGCTAGGACAGCTGGTTGTGCTTCAGATCATGATTAGCAGGCTACCTCTCTATTGCACGTTTAGGTGATTTGTGACATGTTGTCTCTCAGGAGTTGTGTCTCATCTCGGGAATGTGTTTGCATTAGTGACCTCTGTGGCCAGCGACCAGGAGCCGGCAAAACAGAGTTATTCCTCAGAGATGATTCAAAGTCCAGCAGTTGAGGACGAGAGGGAGGTGATGGTAGAGGAGGAACGTCTTGCACCGGAAGAGCCGAGGGGCTCACCCGAGATACTAGAGGTTCTGGAGAGGGTTGCAGACGACTGGTTTTTGCTGTTCGAGGTCATCCCAAGAAAAACGACCTATGTGTCACCAGGTACTGCTGAGATCCTTTGCTTTGCTTCAGCGCACAGCAAAAATCATGAGCACTTCTTCCTAAATGGCTTCATACCTTGTGGGACTGTGTTACGTGTTGTCTGTGAAGAGTTGCATCTTTTGTTGTCAGCTGCAGCTGATGAAGCGAGTGTACGTGAGATTCCAAAAACGACAGCCATGACACTGATTGAGAAGACAACAACTGATGAAAGGGAGGAGATAACTGGGGCCATTGTGCAAAAAATAGAGATGGAAAACATGTTCAAGTATGGAACTGAAACACAGCCAgccctgctccttaaagacgGAGAAGATGACTGGTTTGTCTTACTGGATGTTGGCTCTAGAGCGCCATCTGCTGTGCCACCAGGTATTACACTTATTCCCATTTGACTTGCATCTTAGTCCGTTTGATGTATATATGCTTTATACATACTCCGTTCCATGGTCAAACGTCTCAGGATCTCCCGTGTTTCTCCCAGTGGCCCTGAAGGACCTATCTAGAAGAGTCACTACTGTGGCTGCAGTGGAAACCATTGAGTCTGTGGACCGAGTCCGTTGGACTTCTTCAACTGTGGTCACAGttgaagaagtcctccagaaacAGGAGGAGAGGCCTCCCAGACGGTCCATTCCAGAGCAGGCAGTCCCAACGAGGGAGCCAGACGATTGGTTTGTGCTGTTGGATGTTGTTCCCAGAGAGGTGACCTATATAGCTCCAGGTACCGCCACAGTTTATCCCTCGTCTTAACAGACATTCAAGACAACAGTTAACCTATAGCTAACCACCTAAAGACACTGGTTTAATGCTGAACCTCTTCTCTAGCAGCGCCCAGTACCGTTTACCCAGAGGTCTCTGTACCTCTCCAAATCGTCACAGAAGAAGCTGAGCTTACGCCACAGCTGGAAGACATTCCCAGGAAGAGGGGTACCCAGCTGGAAGACATTCTCCAGCTGTCGGCTCAGCCTCCACCTGAGAGAGACGACAGCTGGTTTGTGTTGTTCGACGCTGTCCTCATCCAACCAGGTGCTCTTTTACACTGCGTTTATGTTTCAACCAGCTAGCCGAATTGGTGTCAGTGGTTTTATATCTTGATGGACTTAAGTCTGCTTTCTTGTCACACGCTGCTTGTGCTTAATgttccccctcactccctcgcCAGTGACGCGTCCTCTGGTGTCTAGCCAGAGCTCTGGGGTAGAGGGTAGGACCACTGGGACATTGCAGAAGGTGATAATTGTGGAGGAGAGAAGGCGAGAGGAGACAAGTCTGTCTGATGTCCAAGTGACACGCTACCCctcagagaggaagggaggagatgagTGGTTCAGCCTATTCGATGCTTCCCGAGGTACTATTCATTAATCACATCTATCTTCCATAAAGGAGACCTGTTTCTCCATCAAACACTCGTATATTAAACACATCTGACatagcaacacggtttccatcgGGGTGTAACACCTTTTGATTGGACTGTATGGATAAGACTATTAACACTCAATTATTAACCTTTCTGAGAGGTGATGGGCACGGTTTCCCTGTTGTTTTCCAGTTTCCCCGGTAACAAGAGTGGCCGAAGTTCAGGGGCCCATGGCAGGGACAGCTCTGAGGGGCCCTAGCTCTGAGGAGAGGGCCGTAGTGATGGAGAAGAAGACcgtagtgatggaggagagggtggcggtgatggaggagagacgtCCCCAGGAGCCCACTGAGTCAGAGAGCGAGTATGGAATTGTCTGGCATATGCTGTTCGGAAGGGTTGGGGAAGCAGGTAGAAAGATGCCAACAGGTACTTGTCATCATGTCAGCATGTTCCTCAAGTGTTTTGTGGCTGGTAGCATCTTAGATGGATCGTTTATCTTTGTGTCTGCGTCCCCGCAGTGGAGCGTGTCAGGGTGTCCCCCAAGGAGAGAGCCTCTGAGGGGGTTCCTGCGGTAGAGCAGACTCCCTCCAGAGGTTCTGCAGTGAGGCAGATAAGGCAGCAGGAAGCTGTTCCTCAGCCGGGGAATGAGGTAGAAGACTATTGGTTCGGTCTTCTGGACGTGGCGCCTAAGAAACCAGGTACCCTCACACCACGGTCCTCATGTCCATGAGCTCGATGTGATTCATTTTGATTGCTGAGTTTCTTCTCGACGTTATGCAGAACGATGTAAATCCTAATTACACCTGTGTGATCTGTCTCAGTGGCCACGGCCCCGCAAGTCCGGTTCTATCCAGACGTACGGCCTGCTACCAAGGCAACGCTGGCACCGGCGGCCCCAGCTCTCCGACCTCTGACACCGGCGGTCCCAGCGGTCCGACCTCTGACACCGGCGGCCCCAGCGGTCCAACCTCGCTTCGGGAAGAGGATCCTGGCGGAGAGGCTCCCAGCAGCGCAGCTCAGAGAGGCTGTGGACGATTGGTTTGTTCTGCTGGACGCTGTCCGCACAGAGTCAGGTATTGTAGCCGGCGATTTCATTTTCCCTTCAGGCTGAAATGCACGCGCTTGCTTACACTTTATCAGCCTGGCGCAAAAAAAACCACTAATACAGAACCGAGCCTTCGCTCCTCATGAGAGGACAGACCCACCGGTGcatgtccaccaccaccccggAGCTT
Above is a genomic segment from Gadus morhua chromosome 6, gadMor3.0, whole genome shotgun sequence containing:
- the LOC115545484 gene encoding uncharacterized protein LOC115545484 isoform X1, giving the protein MGLSAARRSEVDDWFLVLESDRPRPSPAPSAVICPSAGLRSGRTPVRAWSGQYGATWWQPGQRQEDLWFPLLRRRPSLPFIPSVEAVKQPVSSARLGYANRSSVERLLQPAFKKRDDWYQYFDPSFTIKQQETRPSSSLASSITSSLAQARSEYVKGGVVRDSEFIERWQEALGLVDELSEMEDLEHRLRGVRDLEDRLQEVDELVERIQEVIEEELGREEVEKMAQEEEVQPERSQVEMELAETLEVGEVDELEDEIKRVFFGEREVEERFKSGSLDDDVHVVVSQRKVRKTVTVVQESWQEQAETESASESVEPETQGWTIEREIRTTSVFEEKGFKVLLQEDGFNIPLQEDGFNRHLEEEGFNRQLQEEGFNIPPQEEGFNRHLQEEGFNRHLEEEGFNRHHEEEGFNRHLQEEGFNIPLKEEGFNIPPQKEGFNIPPQEEGFNIPLKEEGFNMPPQKEGFNIPRQEEGFNIPPQKEGFNIPPQEEGFNIPPQKEGFNIPRQEEGFNIPPQKEGFNIPPQEEGFNIPPQESQVEDNDVWFRLFDRLPYKAVSKPQAASTVPAEEYFTSKSITTKVLERREVLVDEMKTRGPQVLVDELSPAGTQVLVDELSPAGTQVLVDEMSTRAPQVLVDEMSTRGAEVSGGWEDVWFILMDVIPRGTPFVPPVTSVASDQEPAKQSYSSEMIQSPAVEDEREVMVEEERLAPEETRDSPDILEVLERVADDWFVLFQVTPRKTTYVSPVATTVERDQKAVELSYPTETAGPTVEDQRQVVVNETILQQQETAGSQTIPAPVSVAERVEDDWFVLFNRVPRKTTYVTPGVVSHLGNVFALVTSVASDQEPAKQSYSSEMIQSPAVEDEREVMVEEERLAPEEPRGSPEILEVLERVADDWFLLFEVIPRKTTYVSPAAADEASVREIPKTTAMTLIEKTTTDEREEITGAIVQKIEMENMFKYGTETQPALLLKDGEDDWFVLLDVGSRAPSAVPPGSPVFLPVALKDLSRRVTTVAAVETIESVDRVRWTSSTVVTVEEVLQKQEERPPRRSIPEQAVPTREPDDWFVLLDVVPREVTYIAPAAPSTVYPEVSVPLQIVTEEAELTPQLEDIPRKRGTQLEDILQLSAQPPPERDDSWFVLFDAVLIQPVTRPLVSSQSSGVEGRTTGTLQKVIIVEERRREETSLSDVQVTRYPSERKGGDEWFSLFDASRVSPVTRVAEVQGPMAGTALRGPSSEERAVVMEKKTVVMEERVAVMEERRPQEPTESESEYGIVWHMLFGRVGEAGRKMPTVERVRVSPKERASEGVPAVEQTPSRGSAVRQIRQQEAVPQPGNEVEDYWFGLLDVAPKKPVATAPQVRFYPDVRPATKATLAPAAPALRPLTPAVPAVRPLTPAAPAVQPRFGKRILAERLPAAQLREAVDDWFVLLDAVRTESVAAVGSHRGVRPVSAPVFSQAALAEAGLPLFPLDLPQTSTPLRSARQEERRLEVTMEAAEPAKGEAGTEDKSEEATSEPVRLRKRRAKRIEGDSIYIRHSLLMLEELEKPQEELLRHHASVSELKRNFMQAVPDSRPSEWDKRLSTHSPFRTAGANGGPGTDGITSDGSDGDKDSSTTFSSEGGVTTTTTRISKVVKSGSTETRVEKRIVISAESEVEEGNDGTSM
- the LOC115545484 gene encoding uncharacterized protein LOC115545484 isoform X11, which produces MGLSAARRSEVDDWFLVLESDRPRPSPAPSAVICPSAGLRSGRTPVRAWSGQYGATWWQPGQRQEDLWFPLLRRRPSLPFIPSVEAVKQPVSSARLGYANRSSVERLLQPAFKKRDDWYQYFDPSFTIKQQETRPSSSLASSITSSLAQARSEYVKGGVVRDSEFIERWQEALGLVDELSEMEDLEHRLRGVRDLEDRLQEVDELVERIQEVIEEELGREEVEKMAQEEEVQPERSQVEMELAETLEVGEVDELEDEIKRVFFGEREVEERFKSGSLDDDVHVVVSQRKVRKTVTVVQESWQEQAETESASESVEPETQGWTIEREIRTTSVFEEKGFKVLLQEDGFNIPLQEDGFNRHLEEEGFNRQLQEEGFNIPPQEEGFNRHLQEEGFNRHLEEEGFNRHHEEEGFNRHLQEEGFNIPLKEEGFNIPPQKEGFNIPPQEEGFNIPLKEEGFNMPPQKEGFNIPRQEEGFNIPPQKEGFNIPPQEEGFNIPPQKEGFNIPRQEEGFNIPPQKEGFNIPPQEEGFNIPPQESQVEDNDVWFRLFDRLPYKAVSKPQAASTVPAEEYFTSKSITTKVLERREVLVDEMKTRGPQVLVDELSPAGTQVLVDELSPAGTQVLVDEMSTRAPQVLVDEMSTRGAEVSGGWEDVWFILMDVIPRGTPFVPPVTSVASDQEPAKQSYSSEMIQSPAVEDEREVMVEEERLAPEETRDSPDILEVLERVADDWFVLFQVTPRKTTYVSPVATTVERDQKAVELSYPTETAGPTVEDQRQVVVNETILQQQETAGSQTIPAPVSVAERVEDDWFVLFNRVPRKTTYVTPGVVSHLGNVFALVTSVASDQEPAKQSYSSEMIQSPAVEDEREVMVEEERLAPEEPRGSPEILEVLERVADDWFLLFEVIPRKTTYVSPAAADEASVREIPKTTAMTLIEKTTTDEREEITGAIVQKIEMENMFKYGTETQPALLLKDGEDDWFVLLDVGSRAPSAVPPGSPVFLPVALKDLSRRVTTVAAVETIESVDRVRWTSSTVVTVEEVLQKQEERPPRRSIPEQAVPTREPDDWFVLLDVVPREVTYIAPAAPSTVYPEVSVPLQIVTEEAELTPQLEDIPRKRGTQLEDILQLSAQPPPERDDSWFVLFDAVLIQPVTRPLVSSQSSGVEGRTTGTLQKVIIVEERRREETSLSDVQVTRYPSERKGGDEWFSLFDASRVSPVTRVAEVQGPMAGTALRGPSSEERAVVMEKKTVVMEERVAVMEERRPQEPTESESEYGIVWHMLFGRVGEAGRKMPTVERVRVSPKERASEGVPAVEQTPSRGSAVRQIRQQEAVPQPGNEVEDYWFGLLDVAPKKPVATAPQVRFYPDVRPATKATLAPAAPALRPLTPAVPAVRPLTPAAPAVQPRFGKRILAERLPAAQLREAVDDWFVLLDAVRTESVAAVGSHRGVRPVSAPVFSQAALAEAGLPLFPLDLPQTSTPLRSARQEERRLEVTMEAAEPAKGEAGTEDKSEEATSEPVRLRKRRAKRIEGDSIYIRHSLLMLEELEKPQEELLRHHASVSELKRNFMQAVPDSRPSEWDKRLSTHSPFRTAGANGGPGTDGFVTRLPRGPLLDFYSKRS
- the LOC115545484 gene encoding uncharacterized protein LOC115545484 isoform X8, with amino-acid sequence MGLSAARRSEVDDWFLVLESDRPRPSPAPSAVICPSAGLRSGRTPVRAWSGQYGATWWQPGQRQEDLWFPLLRRRPSLPFIPSVEAVKQPVSSARLGYANRSSVERLLQPAFKKRDDWYQYFDPSFTIKQQETRPSSSLASSITSSLAQARSEYVKGGVVRDSEFIERWQEALGLVDELSEMEDLEHRLRGVRDLEDRLQEVDELVERIQEVIEEELGREEVEKMAQEEEVQPERSQVEMELAETLEVGEVDELEDEIKRVFFGEREVEERFKSGSLDDDVHVVVSQRKVRKTVTVVQESWQEQAETESASESVEPETQGWTIEREIRTTSVFEEKGFKVLLQEDGFNIPLQEDGFNRHLEEEGFNRQLQEEGFNIPPQEEGFNRHLQEEGFNRHLEEEGFNRHHEEEGFNRHLQEEGFNIPLKEEGFNIPPQKEGFNIPPQEEGFNIPLKEEGFNMPPQKEGFNIPRQEEGFNIPPQKEGFNIPPQEEGFNIPPQKEGFNIPRQEEGFNIPPQKEGFNIPPQEEGFNIPPQESQVEDNDVWFRLFDRLPYKAVSKPQAASTVPAEEYFTSKSITTKVLERREVLVDEMKTRGPQVLVDELSPAGTQVLVDELSPAGTQVLVDEMSTRAPQVLVDEMSTRGAEVSGGWEDVWFILMDVIPRGTPFVPPVTSVASDQEPAKQSYSSEMIQSPAVEDEREVMVEEERLAPEETRDSPDILEVLERVADDWFVLFQVTPRKTTYVSPVATTVERDQKAVELSYPTETAGPTVEDQRQVVVNETILQQQETAGSQTIPAPVSVAERVEDDWFVLFNRVPRKTTYVTPVTSVASDQEPAKQSYSSEMIQSPAVEDEREVMVEEERLAPEEPRGSPEILEVLERVADDWFLLFEVIPRKTTYVSPAAADEASVREIPKTTAMTLIEKTTTDEREEITGAIVQKIEMENMFKYGTETQPALLLKDGEDDWFVLLDVGSRAPSAVPPGSPVFLPVALKDLSRRVTTVAAVETIESVDRVRWTSSTVVTVEEVLQKQEERPPRRSIPEQAVPTREPDDWFVLLDVVPREVTYIAPAAPSTVYPEVSVPLQIVTEEAELTPQLEDIPRKRGTQLEDILQLSAQPPPERDDSWFVLFDAVLIQPVTRPLVSSQSSGVEGRTTGTLQKVIIVEERRREETSLSDVQVTRYPSERKGGDEWFSLFDASRVSPVTRVAEVQGPMAGTALRGPSSEERAVVMEKKTVVMEERVAVMEERRPQEPTESESEYGIVWHMLFGRVGEAGRKMPTVERVRVSPKERASEGVPAVEQTPSRGSAVRQIRQQEAVPQPGNEVEDYWFGLLDVAPKKPVATAPQVRFYPDVRPATKATLAPAAPALRPLTPAVPAVRPLTPAAPAVQPRFGKRILAERLPAAQLREAVDDWFVLLDAVRTESVAAVGSHRGVRPVSAPVFSQAALAEAGLPLFPLDLPQTSTPLRSARQEERRLEVTMEAAEPAKGEAGTEDKSEEATSEPVRLRKRRAKRIEGDSIYIRHSLLMLEELEKPQEELLRHHASVSELKRNFMQAVPDSRPSEWDKRLSTHSPFRTAGANGGPGTDGITSDGSDGDKDSSTTFSSEGGVTTTTTRISKVVKSGSTETRVEKRIVISAESEVEEGNDGTSM
- the LOC115545484 gene encoding uncharacterized protein LOC115545484 isoform X3, whose product is MGLSAARRSEVDDWFLVLESDRPRPSPAPSAVICPSAGLRSGRTPVRAWSGQYGATWWQPGQRQEDLWFPLLRRRPSLPFIPSVEAVKQPVSSARLGYANRSSVERLLQPAFKKRDDWYQYFDPSFTIKQQETRPSSSLASSITSSLAQARSEYVKGGVVRDSEFIERWQEALGLVDELSEMEDLEHRLRGVRDLEDRLQEVDELVERIQEVIEEELGREEVEKMAQEEEVQPERSQVEMELAETLEVGEVDELEDEIKRVFFGEREVEERFKSGSLDDDVHVVVSQRKVRKTVTVVQESWQEQAETESASESVEPETQGWTIEREIRTTSVFEEKGFKVLLQEDGFNIPLQEDGFNRHLEEEGFNRQLQEEGFNIPPQEEGFNRHLQEEGFNRHLEEEGFNRHHEEEGFNRHLQEEGFNIPLKEEGFNIPPQKEGFNIPPQEEGFNIPLKEEGFNMPPQKEGFNIPRQEEGFNIPPQKEGFNIPPQEEGFNIPPQKEGFNIPRQEEGFNIPPQKEGFNIPPQEEGFNIPPQESQVEDNDVWFRLFDRLPYKAVSKPQAASTVPAEEYFTSKSITTKVLERREVLVDEMKTRGPQVLVDELSPAGTQVLVDELSPAGTQVLVDEMSTRAPQVLVDEMSTRGAEVSGGWEDVWFILMDVIPRGTPFVPPVTSVASDQEPAKQSYSSEMIQSPAVEDEREVMVEEERLAPEETRDSPDILEVLERVADDWFVLFQVTPRKTTYVSPVATTVERDQKAVELSYPTETAGPTVEDQRQVVVNETILQQQETAGSQTIPAPVSVAERVEDDWFVLFNRVPRKTTYVTPGVVSHLGNVFALVTSVASDQEPAKQSYSSEMIQSPAVEDEREVMVEEERLAPEEPRGSPEILEVLERVADDWFLLFEVIPRKTTYVSPAAADEASVREIPKTTAMTLIEKTTTDEREEITGAIVQKIEMENMFKYGTETQPALLLKDGEDDWFVLLDVGSRAPSAVPPGSPVFLPVALKDLSRRVTTVAAVETIESVDRVRWTSSTVVTVEEVLQKQEERPPRRSIPEQAVPTREPDDWFVLLDVVPREVTYIAPAPSTVYPEVSVPLQIVTEEAELTPQLEDIPRKRGTQLEDILQLSAQPPPERDDSWFVLFDAVLIQPVTRPLVSSQSSGVEGRTTGTLQKVIIVEERRREETSLSDVQVTRYPSERKGGDEWFSLFDASRVSPVTRVAEVQGPMAGTALRGPSSEERAVVMEKKTVVMEERVAVMEERRPQEPTESESEYGIVWHMLFGRVGEAGRKMPTVERVRVSPKERASEGVPAVEQTPSRGSAVRQIRQQEAVPQPGNEVEDYWFGLLDVAPKKPVATAPQVRFYPDVRPATKATLAPAAPALRPLTPAVPAVRPLTPAAPAVQPRFGKRILAERLPAAQLREAVDDWFVLLDAVRTESVAAVGSHRGVRPVSAPVFSQAALAEAGLPLFPLDLPQTSTPLRSARQEERRLEVTMEAAEPAKGEAGTEDKSEEATSEPVRLRKRRAKRIEGDSIYIRHSLLMLEELEKPQEELLRHHASVSELKRNFMQAVPDSRPSEWDKRLSTHSPFRTAGANGGPGTDGITSDGSDGDKDSSTTFSSEGGVTTTTTRISKVVKSGSTETRVEKRIVISAESEVEEGNDGTSM
- the LOC115545484 gene encoding uncharacterized protein LOC115545484 isoform X10 gives rise to the protein MGLSAARRSEVDDWFLVLESDRPRPSPAPSAVICPSAGLRSGRTPVRAWSGQYGATWWQPGQRQEDLWFPLLRRRPSLPFIPSVEAVKQPVSSARLGYANRSSVERLLQPAFKKRDDWYQYFDPSFTIKQQETRPSSSLASSITSSLAQARSEYVKGGVVRDSEFIERWQEALGLVDELSEMEDLEHRLRGVRDLEDRLQEVDELVERIQEVIEEELGREEVEKMAQEEEVQPERSQVEMELAETLEVGEVDELEDEIKRVFFGEREVEERFKSGSLDDDVHVVVSQRKVRKTVTVVQESWQEQAETESASESVEPETQGWTIEREIRTTSVFEEKGFKVLLQEDGFNIPLQEDGFNRHLEEEGFNRQLQEEGFNIPPQEEGFNRHLQEEGFNRHLEEEGFNRHHEEEGFNRHLQEEGFNIPLKEEGFNIPPQKEGFNIPPQEEGFNIPLKEEGFNMPPQKEGFNIPRQEEGFNIPPQKEGFNIPPQEEGFNIPPQESQVEDNDVWFRLFDRLPYKAVSKPQAASTVPAEEYFTSKSITTKVLERREVLVDEMKTRGPQVLVDELSPAGTQVLVDELSPAGTQVLVDEMSTRAPQVLVDEMSTRGAEVSGGWEDVWFILMDVIPRGTPFVPPVTSVASDQEPAKQSYSSEMIQSPAVEDEREVMVEEERLAPEETRDSPDILEVLERVADDWFVLFQVTPRKTTYVSPVATTVERDQKAVELSYPTETAGPTVEDQRQVVVNETILQQQETAGSQTIPAPVSVAERVEDDWFVLFNRVPRKTTYVTPGVVSHLGNVFALVTSVASDQEPAKQSYSSEMIQSPAVEDEREVMVEEERLAPEEPRGSPEILEVLERVADDWFLLFEVIPRKTTYVSPAAADEASVREIPKTTAMTLIEKTTTDEREEITGAIVQKIEMENMFKYGTETQPALLLKDGEDDWFVLLDVGSRAPSAVPPGSPVFLPVALKDLSRRVTTVAAVETIESVDRVRWTSSTVVTVEEVLQKQEERPPRRSIPEQAVPTREPDDWFVLLDVVPREVTYIAPAAPSTVYPEVSVPLQIVTEEAELTPQLEDIPRKRGTQLEDILQLSAQPPPERDDSWFVLFDAVLIQPVTRPLVSSQSSGVEGRTTGTLQKVIIVEERRREETSLSDVQVTRYPSERKGGDEWFSLFDASRVSPVTRVAEVQGPMAGTALRGPSSEERAVVMEKKTVVMEERVAVMEERRPQEPTESESEYGIVWHMLFGRVGEAGRKMPTVERVRVSPKERASEGVPAVEQTPSRGSAVRQIRQQEAVPQPGNEVEDYWFGLLDVAPKKPVATAPQVRFYPDVRPATKATLAPAAPALRPLTPAVPAVRPLTPAAPAVQPRFGKRILAERLPAAQLREAVDDWFVLLDAVRTESVAAVGSHRGVRPVSAPVFSQAALAEAGLPLFPLDLPQTSTPLRSARQEERRLEVTMEAAEPAKGEAGTEDKSEEATSEPVRLRKRRAKRIEGDSIYIRHSLLMLEELEKPQEELLRHHASVSELKRNFMQAVPDSRPSEWDKRLSTHSPFRTAGANGGPGTDGITSDGSDGDKDSSTTFSSEGGVTTTTTRISKVVKSGSTETRVEKRIVISAESEVEEGNDGTSM